One Halodesulfovibrio sp. MK-HDV genomic window carries:
- a CDS encoding enoyl-ACP reductase encodes MLLEGKRALVLGVANNKSIAYGIAKEFKENGAKLAFNFLGDALKKRVEPICEELNGDFIFQCDVSSDEEIAAAVKLVEEKWGGVDIIVHSIGFADRKDLQGRFINTSRDGFKLAMDISAYSLTAVCGAFEHLLTDNASIITMSYYGSEKVITNYNVMGVAKAALEASVRYLAVDLGTKNVRINAISAGPIKTLAASGIGGFRKILNYIEANAPMQRNVTIQDVGKNALYLASDLSAGVTGEVLHVDCGYHTVGIGIRNEEKK; translated from the coding sequence ATGCTTCTTGAAGGGAAACGAGCCCTCGTCTTGGGCGTTGCCAACAACAAAAGCATTGCATACGGCATTGCCAAAGAATTCAAAGAAAATGGCGCTAAATTAGCGTTTAACTTTCTTGGCGATGCTCTGAAAAAACGCGTTGAGCCTATCTGTGAAGAGCTTAATGGTGATTTCATCTTCCAGTGTGATGTAAGCAGCGATGAAGAAATTGCTGCAGCAGTGAAATTGGTTGAAGAGAAATGGGGTGGTGTGGATATCATTGTTCATTCCATCGGTTTCGCAGACCGTAAAGATCTTCAGGGACGTTTTATCAACACATCCCGAGATGGCTTTAAACTTGCCATGGACATTTCTGCTTATTCGTTGACTGCAGTCTGTGGTGCTTTTGAGCATCTGTTAACTGACAATGCGTCAATTATCACTATGTCCTATTACGGCTCTGAAAAAGTTATTACTAACTACAATGTAATGGGTGTGGCAAAAGCTGCTCTGGAAGCTAGCGTACGTTACCTCGCTGTTGACCTTGGTACTAAAAATGTACGTATCAATGCTATCAGCGCAGGTCCTATTAAGACTCTTGCAGCTTCCGGTATCGGTGGCTTCCGTAAGATCCTTAACTACATCGAAGCAAACGCTCCAATGCAGCGCAACGTTACCATCCAAGATGTTGGTAAAAACGCACTGTACCTTGCTTCTGACCTTTCTGCCGGCGTTACCGGTGAAGTACTCCACGTTGACTGTGGTTACCACACCGTAGGTATCGGTATCAGAAACGAAGAAAAGAAATAG